From a single Vicinamibacteria bacterium genomic region:
- a CDS encoding family 16 glycosylhydrolase has protein sequence MKTNTSGLKVTLALRFLIGLLVYPSAAVGPALAASLPVVDDFENGLPAGRDANNLPIGFYTFNDGNAGTTVAISTTAAPPAPVPGAGVPNHVLKLDVNVVSYAGVVHAFENAAVNTWVSQDWSAYEGISFWLYGNNSGTTLFVDVLDNRNPGSTKDDAERWSIDVPDSFSGWQQIKIPFASMHRKEIGNGAPNDGFGLTEVHGWALGAVTTAGPQTYYVDNVMLYGVAPVRPLTVGFTAIDYDVTEGATATITAKLSKPSNSSVTVDYATTIGSAIPNRDYTPVKGSLTFPPNSTQQSFTVQTIDNQKFKGVRGALVELSNPTSGLTLGVPAITRLAVQEDETFDPNLLDDFETYPYFWRADKKAVLSNPEIAAGDPLALPGQGAYEHVLEAKRKHGDGGYEFKRAFPIGQDWSDKDGLSFWFYGRSSHREVKVKLTNRTTSDESPELKLVWHDEFNDELGTPVNPRRWGQEVGDGTVNGIPGWGNSELEYYTGGANNVATDGEGHLQITINKADGSLMCYYGPCLYTSARLLTKDRFEAAYGRLEARIRVPKGSGLWPAFWMLGTNIDQVGWPQSGEIDIMENVGRLPTQVFGTLHGPGYSGGQSYGKTLDLGVPVADDYHVFAVDWQPDKVVWSVDGAPYFTATPTDAFLQGKQWVFNHPFYVLMNVAVGGNFGGPVGPDATFPQTMSVDYVRLYQAEPRLATFDASFRDDFSGWKRISIPFSAFGSSNEEGDWGGEGQQEGEGEGAQEGPGQAQVLDLSAVQSMGFRVPEDMDHPVLVDQIRLNAPHDLTVTNTADGGAGSLRKALGSLAVDGTIHFSPALAGQTITLLSGPLTLAKNVTIDGSAASGLSISGNHTDRVFIVNSGTSATLHNLTVADGYGWQLAGGILNNGSLTLDHVVVTGNTMATNAGMFWQGGGGIYSGDGATLNLIDSTVANNQARWDGGGLFSFFNTTTTIVRSTISGNVSNDVGGGFRSLGSVQIINSTFSGNTSTGWHGGAIFHTDGAMEIASSTIANNIGPSFAPSTIFIGSFNAAVPSLKLTNTIISGNQWYACEQHAAGTVQLTSGGHNLVQDGSCSPLSSDLIISDAKIGPLANNGGPTLTHALLPGSPAIDAGDDAACPATDQRGVTRPQGPHCDIGSYEAP, from the coding sequence GTGAAAACCAACACTTCGGGCCTCAAGGTGACCCTCGCCCTGCGTTTCCTCATAGGCTTATTGGTTTACCCGTCGGCCGCTGTCGGTCCCGCCCTGGCGGCCAGCCTCCCTGTGGTGGACGATTTTGAAAACGGGCTCCCGGCCGGGAGAGACGCCAACAACCTCCCCATCGGGTTCTATACCTTCAATGATGGAAACGCAGGAACCACGGTAGCGATCTCAACCACAGCCGCGCCCCCCGCACCTGTCCCCGGCGCCGGCGTTCCCAACCATGTGCTCAAACTGGACGTGAACGTCGTCTCCTACGCAGGCGTCGTCCACGCATTCGAGAACGCCGCCGTCAACACATGGGTCAGTCAAGACTGGAGCGCCTACGAGGGGATTTCCTTCTGGTTGTACGGCAACAACAGCGGAACGACTCTCTTCGTTGACGTGCTCGACAACCGCAACCCCGGTTCAACGAAGGATGATGCCGAGCGCTGGTCGATCGACGTTCCCGATAGCTTCAGCGGTTGGCAGCAGATCAAGATTCCCTTCGCCTCCATGCATCGCAAGGAAATTGGCAACGGCGCCCCCAATGACGGTTTTGGACTGACCGAGGTTCATGGCTGGGCCCTGGGTGCGGTCACGACCGCGGGTCCACAGACTTACTACGTGGACAACGTCATGCTCTACGGTGTCGCGCCGGTTCGCCCGCTCACGGTCGGATTCACCGCCATCGACTACGACGTCACCGAAGGGGCGACGGCCACAATCACGGCGAAGCTCAGCAAGCCCTCCAACAGCTCGGTGACGGTTGACTACGCCACCACTATCGGTTCCGCGATTCCAAACCGCGACTACACGCCGGTCAAGGGATCCCTGACCTTCCCACCCAACAGCACGCAACAGTCCTTCACGGTACAGACAATCGACAATCAGAAGTTCAAGGGTGTACGCGGCGCCCTCGTGGAACTCTCGAATCCGACGAGCGGCCTCACTCTGGGCGTGCCCGCCATTACCAGGCTCGCCGTCCAGGAAGATGAGACCTTTGACCCCAACCTGCTCGACGACTTCGAGACCTACCCCTATTTCTGGCGGGCGGACAAGAAGGCGGTCCTGTCCAACCCGGAAATTGCGGCCGGCGACCCCCTGGCCCTGCCCGGTCAGGGTGCCTATGAGCACGTGCTCGAGGCCAAGCGGAAGCACGGCGATGGCGGATACGAGTTCAAGCGAGCCTTCCCGATTGGGCAGGACTGGAGCGACAAGGACGGACTCAGCTTCTGGTTCTACGGTCGGAGCAGCCATCGAGAGGTCAAGGTCAAGCTCACCAACCGCACGACCAGCGACGAGTCGCCGGAGCTGAAGCTCGTCTGGCATGACGAGTTCAATGACGAATTGGGGACTCCCGTCAACCCCAGGCGATGGGGCCAGGAGGTTGGCGACGGCACCGTCAACGGCATTCCCGGCTGGGGCAACAGTGAGTTGGAGTACTACACCGGCGGCGCGAACAATGTCGCCACCGATGGCGAGGGCCACCTGCAGATCACGATCAACAAAGCCGACGGCTCCCTTATGTGCTACTACGGACCGTGCCTGTACACCTCGGCCCGATTGTTGACCAAGGACCGTTTTGAAGCAGCCTATGGCCGTCTCGAAGCGCGCATCAGGGTGCCGAAGGGCTCTGGCTTGTGGCCGGCATTCTGGATGCTCGGCACGAATATCGACCAGGTCGGCTGGCCACAGAGCGGCGAGATTGACATCATGGAAAACGTCGGCCGCCTGCCCACGCAGGTGTTCGGGACCCTGCACGGTCCGGGATACTCGGGCGGGCAGAGCTACGGCAAGACCCTCGACCTGGGCGTGCCGGTTGCAGACGACTACCACGTCTTTGCCGTCGATTGGCAGCCGGATAAGGTCGTCTGGTCCGTCGACGGCGCCCCGTACTTCACCGCCACCCCGACCGATGCATTCCTGCAGGGTAAGCAATGGGTCTTCAACCATCCTTTCTACGTGCTGATGAACGTGGCGGTCGGGGGCAACTTTGGCGGGCCGGTGGGGCCGGACGCCACCTTCCCTCAGACCATGTCGGTTGACTATGTGCGCCTCTACCAAGCCGAACCCAGGCTGGCCACCTTCGACGCCTCGTTCCGCGACGATTTCTCAGGCTGGAAGCGGATCAGCATTCCGTTTTCGGCGTTCGGGAGCTCGAATGAAGAGGGAGACTGGGGTGGGGAGGGGCAACAAGAGGGCGAGGGGGAGGGGGCGCAAGAAGGGCCAGGGCAAGCGCAAGTGCTGGACCTCTCCGCCGTGCAATCCATGGGCTTCCGGGTCCCCGAGGACATGGATCATCCGGTGCTCGTGGACCAGATTCGCCTGAACGCTCCGCATGATCTGACCGTCACGAACACGGCCGACGGCGGCGCAGGATCGTTGCGAAAGGCGCTGGGCAGCCTGGCCGTCGATGGCACCATCCACTTCTCCCCCGCGCTCGCGGGGCAGACGATCACGCTGCTCTCCGGCCCGCTGACCCTCGCTAAGAACGTGACCATCGACGGCTCGGCGGCCTCCGGTCTCAGCATTAGTGGGAACCACACCGATCGAGTGTTCATCGTCAATTCGGGCACGAGCGCGACGCTGCACAATCTGACCGTTGCCGACGGCTACGGCTGGCAACTCGCGGGGGGCATTCTCAACAACGGCTCCCTGACCCTGGACCATGTCGTGGTTACCGGGAACACGATGGCCACGAACGCCGGAATGTTTTGGCAGGGTGGCGGCGGCATTTACAGCGGAGATGGGGCGACCCTCAACCTGATCGACAGCACCGTGGCGAACAATCAAGCCCGCTGGGACGGCGGCGGCCTCTTCTCGTTCTTCAACACGACCACCACCATCGTGCGGAGCACAATTAGCGGCAATGTGTCCAACGATGTGGGGGGCGGTTTCCGCTCGCTGGGCAGCGTCCAGATCATCAACAGCACCTTCAGCGGCAATACGTCAACCGGCTGGCACGGGGGGGCAATCTTCCATACCGACGGGGCGATGGAGATTGCGAGCTCCACCATCGCCAACAACATCGGGCCGAGCTTCGCCCCGTCGACAATCTTCATCGGATCCTTCAACGCCGCGGTACCCAGCCTGAAACTAACGAATACGATCATCAGTGGCAACCAGTGGTACGCCTGTGAGCAGCACGCGGCGGGGACCGTCCAGCTGACCTCGGGTGGCCATAACCTGGTTCAGGACGGCAGCTGCAGCCCCTTGTCGAGCGACCTCATCATCAGTGATGCCAAGATCGGCCCCTTGGCCAACAACGGGGGCCCGACCCTGACCCACGCTCTGCTCCCGGGCAGCCCCGCGATCGACGCCGGGGACGACGCGGCCTGCCCGGCGACGGACCAGCGCGGCGTCACGCGCCCCCAGGGCCCTCATTGCGACATTGGATCCTATGAAGCCCCTTGA
- a CDS encoding glycosyl hydrolase, whose product MRHQPNTFYFGGTGGGVWKTTDGGSNWEVLSDKDLRTGSIGAIAVSESDPNIVYVGTGEAPIRGNVSHGDGVYKSTDAGRSWKNVGLKDSRQIARIRVHPQNPDLVYVAVQGHVWGPNAERGIFRSEDGGKVWKKILFVDDKTGASDLAMDPTNPRILYAGFWQVVRHPWELVSGGAGSSLWRTTDGGDSWKKLTEELAEGTWGKVGVATSPASPGRIFAFVEAKHGGLFRSENYGEKWTHVNDEHKIRERAWYYSWVYPDPKNADTVYLPNVFMHKSTDGGRTFSNLLVPHGDNHDLWIDPDDPNRMILGNDGGATITYNGGRTWSTQDNQPTAQFYRVAVDNQFPYWLYGSQQDNSNVCIPSGVPGEGIEESDWHSAGGGESGWMAPDPTDPNIVYAGEYGGQITRYDHRTRQVRTIMAWPQLADGHATADLKYRFQWNAPIVTSPNDPKVLYHASQILLRSRDGGQTWEEMSPDLTRNDRSKQGKSGGPITIDITGVEVYDTIFALAESPLEPGVIWAGSDDGLLHVTRDNGKTWQNVTPKTLPEWIQINSIDASPRDKGAAYVAATMYKSDDFRPYLYRTSDYGKTWTKIVTGIPDGAFTRVIREDPVRKGLLYAGTETGLYVSFDDGANWQPFQRNLPATPITDLAVKNNDLVVATQGRAFWILDDLTPLRQWSETVSRSAAYLFPPRPTVRMDIQKPEEEELPRPVGQNIPGGVVVSYWLKDKPTEKEPIKLEFLDGDTVIRTLSSEKPPKAEDLAEQAKRDEEWKDKDKPLEPKAGVNRLVWDMRILKPTLVPKAIFNEGTKAPPKVAPGTYKVRLTAAGQVSTETVEVRPHPAGFATAEDLKAQYDFLKSIRDRLSETHDAVLKIRDLRQQAKDMGDRAERLGKGDALKKQATALAEKLTAVEEKLTNPQIKSDEDDLNYEPKLDHEWTYLAAVVARADARPTASSLQYYGGLKERLDAIQAELRVVMDKEVRDFNTAVAEAKIPPVAAAPRGGS is encoded by the coding sequence GTGAGGCATCAGCCGAACACCTTTTACTTTGGCGGCACGGGCGGCGGTGTGTGGAAGACAACGGATGGGGGATCCAACTGGGAGGTCCTTTCCGACAAGGACCTCAGGACCGGTTCGATCGGAGCCATTGCCGTTTCCGAATCGGATCCAAACATCGTCTACGTTGGCACCGGGGAGGCGCCGATCCGCGGCAACGTCTCGCACGGTGATGGCGTCTACAAGTCGACCGATGCCGGCCGGAGCTGGAAGAACGTGGGCCTGAAAGACTCGCGCCAGATCGCGCGTATCCGCGTCCATCCGCAAAACCCCGACCTCGTCTACGTGGCCGTGCAGGGTCATGTCTGGGGCCCCAACGCCGAACGGGGCATCTTCCGCTCCGAGGACGGTGGCAAGGTCTGGAAGAAGATCCTTTTCGTCGACGACAAGACCGGGGCTTCGGACCTTGCCATGGATCCGACCAACCCGCGCATTCTCTACGCCGGCTTCTGGCAGGTCGTTCGGCATCCCTGGGAACTTGTCTCGGGGGGCGCCGGAAGCAGTCTCTGGCGGACAACCGACGGGGGCGATAGCTGGAAAAAACTGACCGAAGAGCTGGCCGAGGGGACCTGGGGGAAGGTCGGGGTGGCGACCTCGCCCGCCAGTCCGGGGCGCATCTTCGCATTCGTCGAGGCCAAGCACGGCGGCCTCTTCCGCAGCGAGAACTATGGCGAGAAGTGGACCCACGTCAACGACGAGCACAAGATCCGGGAGCGTGCGTGGTATTACTCGTGGGTCTACCCCGATCCGAAGAATGCCGACACCGTCTACTTGCCCAACGTCTTCATGCACAAGTCAACCGATGGGGGAAGGACTTTCTCGAATCTGCTCGTTCCGCACGGCGATAACCACGACCTGTGGATCGACCCCGACGACCCCAATCGGATGATCCTCGGCAACGACGGCGGGGCCACGATCACTTACAACGGCGGCCGGACGTGGTCGACCCAGGACAACCAGCCCACTGCTCAGTTTTACCGCGTGGCCGTGGACAATCAGTTCCCTTACTGGCTCTACGGCTCGCAACAGGACAACTCCAATGTCTGCATTCCAAGTGGCGTCCCCGGAGAGGGGATTGAGGAGAGCGACTGGCACTCGGCGGGTGGAGGCGAGAGCGGTTGGATGGCCCCCGATCCGACCGATCCGAACATCGTCTACGCGGGCGAATATGGCGGCCAGATCACCCGCTACGACCACCGCACTCGCCAGGTCCGTACCATCATGGCCTGGCCGCAGTTGGCCGACGGGCACGCGACCGCGGACCTGAAATACCGCTTCCAATGGAACGCGCCGATCGTCACCTCGCCCAACGACCCGAAGGTCCTGTACCACGCATCGCAGATCCTCCTGCGCAGTCGCGACGGGGGCCAGACCTGGGAGGAGATGTCGCCCGACCTCACCCGCAACGACCGCTCGAAGCAGGGCAAGTCCGGCGGCCCCATCACGATCGACATCACGGGAGTGGAAGTCTACGACACTATCTTCGCCCTCGCGGAGTCGCCCTTGGAGCCAGGGGTGATCTGGGCGGGCAGCGACGACGGCCTTCTCCACGTCACCCGCGACAACGGCAAGACGTGGCAGAACGTCACCCCCAAGACCCTCCCGGAGTGGATACAGATCAATTCCATCGACGCCTCGCCGCGCGACAAGGGTGCCGCCTACGTCGCAGCCACGATGTACAAGTCTGACGACTTCCGCCCCTATCTCTACCGAACCAGCGACTACGGGAAGACTTGGACCAAGATCGTGACCGGCATCCCGGACGGCGCCTTCACGCGCGTCATCCGCGAGGACCCGGTGCGCAAGGGCCTTCTCTACGCGGGGACGGAGACCGGGTTGTACGTCTCCTTCGACGACGGAGCGAACTGGCAGCCGTTCCAGCGCAACCTTCCCGCGACCCCCATCACCGACCTCGCGGTCAAGAACAACGACTTGGTCGTCGCCACTCAAGGCCGCGCCTTCTGGATTCTGGACGACCTCACTCCTCTCCGGCAGTGGAGCGAGACGGTCTCCCGCTCGGCGGCATACCTGTTTCCCCCCCGTCCGACCGTGCGGATGGACATCCAGAAGCCGGAGGAGGAAGAGCTGCCCCGCCCGGTTGGCCAGAACATCCCCGGCGGCGTTGTCGTGAGCTACTGGCTCAAGGACAAGCCCACCGAGAAGGAGCCGATCAAGCTGGAGTTCCTCGACGGCGACACCGTGATCCGCACGCTCTCAAGCGAGAAGCCGCCCAAGGCGGAGGACCTCGCGGAACAGGCCAAACGCGATGAGGAGTGGAAGGACAAGGACAAGCCGCTCGAGCCGAAGGCAGGTGTAAACCGACTCGTCTGGGACATGCGTATCTTGAAGCCCACCCTGGTGCCGAAGGCCATCTTCAACGAGGGGACCAAGGCGCCGCCGAAAGTCGCCCCCGGGACATACAAGGTGCGTCTGACCGCCGCCGGGCAGGTCTCTACGGAGACCGTGGAGGTGAGGCCGCACCCGGCCGGGTTCGCGACCGCGGAAGATCTGAAGGCCCAGTACGACTTCCTGAAGTCGATTCGCGATCGCCTCTCCGAGACCCACGACGCCGTGCTGAAGATCCGCGACCTCCGACAGCAGGCCAAGGACATGGGAGATCGGGCGGAACGACTCGGCAAGGGGGATGCGCTCAAGAAGCAGGCGACCGCGCTGGCGGAGAAGCTCACGGCGGTGGAGGAAAAGCTCACGAATCCGCAAATCAAGTCGGATGAGGACGATCTCAACTACGAGCCGAAGCTCGACCACGAGTGGACTTACCTAGCCGCCGTTGTCGCCCGTGCGGACGCGCGGCCCACAGCATCCTCGCTCCAGTATTACGGAGGGCTGAAGGAAAGGCTCGATGCGATACAGGCCGAGCTCCGGGTCGTCATGGACAAGGAAGTGAGGGACTTCAACACCGCGGTCGCGGAAGCGAAGATCCCACCCGTAGCGGCGGCCCCCCGGGGGGGCAGTTAG